Below is a genomic region from Spirochaetota bacterium.
TGCGAGTGCTGCAAAAAGCTGACCTCGAAGCTGTACAACGTATCGCGGTACAGCGATCTGTATACCATGGTCTGCAGCGCTTGCTTCATCGAGATAATCAAACGTATCCCGAACGATCTGGAAAGAACGAGGGGGGCATAACGATGCGCGGATTATTCATGGGCATCCTCTACACGGTCTTCGGCGCCGCTGCGGTGAGCGCTTCGTTCATTCCCGACATACGCCTGCGTGTCGCCGTTATCGCCGCCATCGGCATTGCTGCCGGTGTGCCGGCAATAGCCGCTGCGGTGCATTGTGCGACACATGAAATGGCGTACCGCATGCTCATGAAAAAGAAAGAGGATATGGAAACATCGCTCAAGAAGAACATGTCCATCATCGCCGACAGCTACAGCGCCAAGATATCCGAGCTTTCCGTGCAATACACCGATGTCATCGGCGAGCATAAGGCGCGCATCGACGGGCTTACCGGGCTCATTGAACCCGTCGGCACCGTGCTTGCCGACAAGACGAAGGGATTGTCGGTGCTCATGAGCCAGCTCGATGCGGTCCGCGAACAGATTGAGACCACGGGCATGTCGCTCTCGAAGAATTTCATGGAGATAACCATGAAGGCCCGCGGGCAGGCGAAGGCCGCCGCACAGATAGCGGAGCGCTATGCGGTTTCCGGTGCGCTTGAGCAAGGCGACCTTACCGCGCTTGCCGGCGGTACCGAAGCCCTCGCGAAGGACACGAGCGCGGTGATCATCGCCATGCAGTACCACGATATCATACGCCAGCGCGTGGAGCATGTGCTCATGCCGCTCGCGGAGTTCAGCGCCGAGATCGATGCGCTCGCCGATTCCATGGGTGCGGTCGCGACCGGAAAAAGCGATCACATCGCACGATGGCTGTCGCGTTTCTATACGATGAAGGAAGAAAAAGAGATAATGCATAAGACACTTGCGTCACAGCAGGATTAAGGAGGAGCATATGGGAAAGCAGATACTGATCGTCGATGATTCGCCCTCGATGCGGCAGATGGTGACCTTCACGCTCGCCGAGGACGGATTTGAGATCGTCGAGGCGGACAGCGGGACTGCCGCGCTCGATAAACTTTCGGGCAACAATGCCAATCTTGTCATCACCGACATCAACATGCCCGGTATGAACGGCATCGATCTTATCAAGAACATCCGTTCGAACGATAAGCACAAGTTCACGCCGATCATCGTGCTTACGACGGAAAGCGAGACGGCGAAGCAGGACGAGGGCAAGAACGCGGGCGCCACCGCCTGGCTCGTAAAGCCGTTCACGCCGGAAAAGCTGAAAGAGACCGTGCACAAGGTCGTGGGATAGGGGATGCAGATGCACAGGGAATTCATACTCGGACGTGTCGGGCATATTACCGTCGCCGTCCCCGCGGAGCGGATACAGACGATAGTGCGTGATGGCGCGGCGCACGCGCTTGAGAATGCCGGCGAGCTTACGGCCATGATGGCTGTCATGAGCGGCATCGCAGTGCCGATATTCGATGCACGTACCGCCGTGGGTCTTGCGCCGCATACGAGCGGACAGAAGCAGGAGATAGCGTTCGCCGGCGATACCCATAACCTGAGGATCGGCATCGCCTTTGACGAAGTCGTCGGCGTCCATATCTGTGAACAGAATGAGCTTTCGTCGACTGAGGCAGTCAAGCTTTCGCGCTATCCCTACATCAGCGATGTATGCACGTATAACGGCGGCACGGTGCTTTTGCTCGACATCGACATGGTCATAGCGACACGGATACCGGAACTTTCGATAGCGGAGATCAATCATCAGCATGCGGTATAACCGCGAGGAGGGCGTATGTTCACCATTGAAACGGCTCGAGAAGGAACAGCGACGATCGTGCGTGTGAAGGGAGAGGCGACCATTGCGCATGCGAAGGAGATGCACGATGCATCCATCTCCGCAGTCATGGACAGCGATACCGTCATCATTGATACGGACGGGGTTACCGAGGCCGATCTCTCATTCCTGCAGTTCATCGATGCAACGCATAAGCTTCTTTTGAAGGACAAAAAGAGCATCGGCTTCTACCATGAGAGCATATCGCCTGCGGTGAAACTGGCGGCACAGAAGACGGGATATTTTACGCAGCATAGGTGCGTTGCATGCACGGGAAAGTGCCTCATGCATGCGCTCATAGCATGACGGGTACGGGGAATGACCGCCGGCAATGACGGTCATGACAAGGCGGGGAGCATGGATACATCGAAATTCGGGGACACGTATCGAGAAGAGGCCTTCGAGCTCATAGCGCTGATAGAGCAGAAGCTCATCGATCTTGAACGGGCACCCACGGACCGCGACACCATCGACAGCATATTCCGCGCGCTGCATACGATAAAGGGCTCGGGCGCCATGTTCGGTTTTACGCGCATTTCCTCGTTCACGCATGAATTCGAGGCGCTCTTCGACGGCATGCGCAAGGGTGCCGTTACCGCGAACAAGGATATCATCGACTGTACGCTTTCCGCCGTGGACCACATAAGCCGTCTTTTGCGCGATGAGGATGTCCCCGAAGCGGAGACCGGTGCCCTTATCGAGCGACTGCGGTCGCAGAGCGGCGTTGGTACGGAGAAAAAAACGGCGCCGGCAGTGAAGGTACAGGCAGAGGACGTGGCGGGCGTTTCGGCAACCTATCGCATTCAGTTCAAGCCCGCCGAGGATATTTTCAAACGCGGTGTGAACCTGGTGCCGATATTCGATGAATTGCGCCGGCTCGGCAATTGCCTCATCAGCGCGCATGCGCTCTCAGGCCCCCTCGATGAGGTCGACCCGGAAAGCTGCTACAGTGCATGGACGATGATACTCTCCACGGACAAGGGTGAGAACGCGATACGCGATGCGTTCATCTTCGTCGAGGATTATTCGGAAATAAGGATAGAGACGATAGACCGCGAGGGTTTCCTCACGGCCCCCGAGGAATACAAGAAGATAGGCGACATACTCGTCGAACGCGGCGATATAACCGTCGATGAGCTTGAGGAGATACTCGCCGAGAAGAAGCTTTTCGGGGAGATAGCGCTCGCCAAGGGGTATGTAACGAAGGCGCAGCTTGACAGCGCGCTCGTGGAGCAGAAGTATGTGCGTACCGAGCGTGAGAAGCGGCGCGACGAGGCCTCACGCGCGACGATACGGGTAAAAAGCGAGAAGCTCGATTCGCTCGTGAACCTCGTGGGCGAGCTTGTGACGCTCCAGGCGCGTATTGCGCAGACGGCGGGGAAGAAAAAGGACCCCGAGTTCCGCTCCCTTGCGGAGGCGCTCGAGCGTCTGGCCAACGAGCTTCGCGAGAATTCCATGATGCTCCGCATGGTGCCCGTCGATGAGATGTTCAAGAGCTTTCACCGCCTGGTGCGCGACCTTTCGCAGGAGCTTAACAAGGATGTGGAGCTTGTTACGAAGGGTACGGAGACCGAGCTCGATAAGAACGTCATAGAATCGCTCAAAGACCCGCTCATGCATATCATACGCAATTCCATCGATCATGGGCTTGAGACACCGGGAGAGCGTACCGCTCACGGAAAGGAAGCGAAGGGAACGGTGACACTCAGTGCATCGCATGAAGGCGCGCATGTGCTTATCTCCGTTACCGACGACGGCGCGGGGCTCAATCGCTCGAAGATACTCAAGAAAGCCATGGAACGCGGTCTCGTCAAGGAAGGTACTGACCTTACTGCCCGCGAAGTGCATGATCTCATTTTTCTTCCGGGATTCTCAACCGCAGAGAAAGCGACAAGCGTTTCCGGCCGCGGCGTGGGCATGGACGTGGTAAAGCGGAATGTCGAGAAGCTCCGGGGCGTGGTGGAAATAGACACGAAGCAGGGCGAGGGTACGACGATAAACCTCCGCATACCGTTGACGCTCGCTATCGTGGACGGGCTTCTTGCCCGCGTGGGCACGGACCATTTCATTCTTAATCTCTCGAACGTCGACGAGTGCGTGGATCTTACCGAGGAGATACTCGCCACCGGCAACGGCAGTTCGCTCGTGAACATTCGCGGCGAGCTGATACCCTACATCAATCTCCGTGAGAAATTCGAGATAGCCGGGGCGAAACCGGAGATAGAGCGCATGCTCGTTACGAAGAACGGCGAAGGGCGCGTGGGACTTGTCGTCGATGATGTGATGGGCCAGCATCAGACGGTGATAAAAACGCTCGGGAGCGCGTTCAAGGGAATAGACGAAGTGACCGGCGCGACGATATTAGGCGACGGGACGGTGGCGCTCATTCTCGATGTGAACACCATAATCAGGAAAGAGATAGTGCGCGAGGAAGCGATGCATAGGGCTGCGGTATGAGAGAACAACCCCTAACCCCCAGCCCCTTTCCCCTTAGTAAAGGGAAAGGGGGGCGTTCTTGCTCTAGCGTAAGTTTCTTTACACAAAGCACAAGGGACGTGCAGTGCAGATCAACCCCGCGTTTTCCACGTATCTTCATGTCTTGTCAGATGAAGTATCGCGACAACATAAATCGTATCCGCCCTGACCGTAAAAAATATTCCGAATGGGAATCTTCTGATCAAGGCACGCCGGACATCGAGATCAATGACGGGAAAGGCAACCGGGTTTCTTATGATCTCAGCGATCTTTGCCTCGATGCAGCCGATGAACTCGTCGCCAAGACCTGTTCGCTGTTCATCATACCACAGCGAGGATTCAAAAAGATCGGTCTCCGCTTCCGGGCGGATGATATGCCGATAGATCATCGACGTGAAAGGCGCTTCTTTACTTCTTCCCAGGTCGAGCCGGCGCTCGGGTCCGCTTTCAGTGCCGCCAAGCGTTCTTCAAGCACAGCTTTTATTCCTGCATCGAACGGGAGTGCGTTCTGTTCTTCAGCGATGGAATCCCAAATATCCTCGACCAGAAGCAGTCGTTCCGCCAGCGGCATGGCTTTTATCTCTTGTGACACCATAACAAACCCTCGATTTCAATTTGTTTCAATCATATATAAAGGAACATCAAAAGTCAACGAGGAGGCAGAGTAATGAGAAACGGCACGGCATTTCACTTCACGATCATTCTCGCAACATCGTTCATCTTCGGCATGGCGCCGGCGGCCGCGGCGAAGGATCCGGCGAAGCCCAAGGCGGCACACGGCGCGGCGGCAGCGACGCATGTAACAGCCGTCGGTATATCGCCGGACGCGGCGCTCGCGAAACTGAAGGCGGGCAATTCCCGTTTCGTCAACGGCGGGCGCATGTATGCCAATCAGACGAAGGCGCGGCTCACCGAAACGGCGGAGAAGGGGCAGAAGCCGTATGTCACCATACTCGGCTGCTCGGACTCGCGTGTGCCGCTTGAGCATATCTTCGACGCAGGCGTGGGCGAACTCTTCGTCATACGCGTGGCGGGTAATGTGGCCGACACGGACGAGATCGGTTCCATCGAGTACGGTGTCGGTCATCTCAACACGCCGGTGCTGCTCGTGCTCGGTCACAGCAAATGCGGCGCGGTGACCGCGGTGGTCAAGGGCGATACGGTGCACGGGAGCATACCCGCGCTTGTCGAGAACATAGTCCCCGCGGCGGCAAAAGCGAAGCGGGAGCTTTCCGGGAAGGATACCGGCGCCGTTGTAGCGAAGGCCATAGAGCATAATGTGTGGCAGTCCATCGAAGATACATTCAGTAAAAGCGCTGAAGTGCGCGAGCTCGTAAAGGAGGGGAAGCTCGCCGTCATCGGTGCCGAATACAATATCGCTGCCGGCACGGTAAAATGGATGGGTCGTCATCCAAAGGAAAGCATGCTTCTTGCGTCTGAGAGCGCACATGGCGCAGTGGCCGCAGGCGAAACAAGCGTTTCTCACTCTTCCTCCTCTTCCATTACATTTGCCGGTACTCCGGCAAATGTTGCGCATGCGAAAACCGAAGCGAAGCCGGCGGAGAAAAAGGGGAATACGTTCAATGTACTTCCTGTCATTCTCATACTAACCCTTATCGTAGCCGTACTGGCGATAGGATATTTCTTATTAAAACGAGGAGGATTTCAAATGAAACTGGGAATTGGAGCAAAACTTATCGCGGGCTTTTCGGCGGTGTGTGCCATCGCTATAGCCATTGGGGTGTTCGGCATTGTACAGATGCGGACCATTGATGATGCGGATACGAGACTGTTCGAGAAAATGACAAAGCCGCTCGGCGAATTAGTGTACATGGTCGAGTACTTTCAGCGAACACGTGTTAATCTGCGTGAAATGTTCCTGCAAAAGGGACGCGACGCAGTGAAGTTCAACGAGGCGGCAGAAAAGATCGATGATTTCGAAAAACAGTTCGACAAGTACGCCGTTATGTACAAAGATTCTCTTATCGATAAAGAGGATGAACGTATGTACAATGAGCTCCTTGAGTCAAAAAAACACTTTTATGACGATGCGCATGAGATAACCCGGCTTATAAGAGGCGGAGAAACTGCGGCGGCGATGGCCTTGATGCAAGGAGACGCGTTCAAGACGGCTGAGGCGATGAAAAAAGAGCTCGAAGAAATGACCGAGCTGAACATAAAAGCCGCGCATGATACTGCAGAACATAATACAGAAATTGCTAATTTCGCTTCTGCAATGATGATAGGCACCTTGGCTGGCGGCACGCTCATTGCGCTGATCATCGGCATCGTGCTCACAATATCCATCACCGGGCCGCTTACGCTCGGTGTGAAATTCGCGAACACGATAGCGGAAGGGAATCTCAAAACGCATCTTGAAGAGAAAGTACTCAAACGTTCGGATGAGATAGGCAATCTCGCCAAGGCGCTTGACGGCATGTTAAAGAAGCTCACCGAGATAGTGGCTACGGTCAAAACGGCATCCGGCAATGTGGCGAGCGGTAGCGAACAGCTTTCCACATCGAGCGAGGAGCTTTCGCAGGGTGCGAGCGAGCAGGCGGCAAGCGTGGAGGAAGTGTCTTCTTCCATAGAGGAGATGACGGCCACGATTCGCCAGAACGCGGACAATGCGAGCCAGACGGAGAAGATAGCGGCAAAGAGCGCGACCGACGCCAAGGACGGCGGCAGCGCGGTGAAGGAAACCGTCAAGGCGATGAAGGAAATCGCTAATAAGGTGACCATCATCCAGGAGATAGCACGACAGACGAATCTCCTTTCGCTCAATGCATCGATAGAAGCAGCGCGCGCTGGTGAACACGGAAAAGGATTTGCGGTTGTTGCAAGCGAAGTGCAGAAACTCGCCGAGCGGAGCCAGCTCGCGGCGGGCGAGATAGGCGATCTTTCGAAGTCCAGCGTGGAAGTTGCCGAGCGTGCGGGAACAATGCTGGAAAAACTCGTGCCGGACATTCAGAAGACGGCGGAACTGGTTGCCGAGATAAACGCAGCAAGCAACGAGCAGAACAACGGCGCACAGCAGATAAACAATGCGGTGCAGCAGCTGAACAGCGTCGTGCAGCAGAACGCATCGGGTTCGGAAGAAGTGGCCTCCACGTCCGAAGAGCTCTCATCGCAGGCCATGCAGCTCCAGGAGACGATATCGTATTTCAAGATCGATGAGGACAAGATGAAGAAGGATACGATAGCGTGGACGCATAGCGAGAAGAAGCCGGCACATGCGGCAGCTATCCATGACACGCTTCATCACGGGAACGGTCACGGCGGCAACGGGAATAAGCAGCATCAGCCTATCGTGAAAGAGCCGGTATTGGCGGGCGCAAAGCCGAAAGGCGCGACGATCGATATGACGAATGCGGGCGATGCCGAGGATAAGGAATTCCAGAAGTTTTGACACTCACCCCCTCACCCCGGCCCTCTCCCCCTCTCTCACAGGGAAGTGAGAGAGGGGGAGAGGGTGCGAAGAAAAAGGAGACAATATGGAAACAAAAAAACAGACGACGGAATCCCGGCAGTACCTGACATTCCTGCTCGACAAGGAGATGTTCGCCTTCGAGGTATTGACGGTGAAGGAAGTGCTTGAGATAGCGAAGATAACACGGGTGCCGCGCACGCCGAAATTCATGCCGGGGGTGATCAATCTCCGCGGGAATGTGGTGCCGGTGGTCGACTTGCGTCTCAAGTTCGATCTCCCGGTGATGGACAGGACGGTGGATACCGCCATCATCATCGTGGAAACGGAGTACGACGGCGAGAAGATAGTCATCGGTGCGCTCATCGATGCGGTGAAGGAAGTGATACGCCTCGATGAAACGCAGGTGGAAGCGCCGCCCAAGGTGGGGATGAACGTGAGCGGCGAATACATTCAGGCGATAGGCAAGAAAGGGAATGATTTCATCATTATCCTATCTGCCGCGCATGTGTTCTCGGAAAAAGAGCTTGAGTATGCGAAGGAAGCTTCGAGAGAGGAAGCGGTAGCGGTGTAGTTTTCAAAAGTGATCTTTGAGATCATATTTTGTTGACGGGGCGGACGTGCTACTCCCCAAAACGTCCGCTCCGGTGATGAAGTAATCAGAAAGCAAGGCGAATAGTCGCCGGGAGGAAGTGGATGGTGAAAGATGGGAATACCTCGGGGATGTTGAAGAAGCATATGTTGTAGCGGATGGCTTGAATTTTCCGCGAGATGAGAACGGAGGGTATATACATGAAAATGGGAATCGGGAAAAAATTGGGATTAGGGTTCGGCATGGTGATCGTCGTCATGGTCGTCCTTGTCGGGTACACGTTCACACAGCTGAACCGGCTTGCCGTACTGCATGACAGGAACGACGAGCTTAACAGGCAGGCGATCGATATTACCGAAGCAAGTCAGCTTGCCGATCAGCTCTATGGAGTCATCGCTGAAGCGGTGATACAGCATGATCTCGAAAAAACAAAAAAGGATTGGGATGCCGCTAAGAAGGAAGCGGCCGATGATCTCGCGAAGATAGAGAAGTACGCGATGGACGACAGCGAAAAAGCGTTCGTGAAGCAGGCGCGGGACCATATGGACGAGGTCGTATCGCTTTTCGAGAAAGAGATGATCCCCTTGCTGGAAAAGGTCTCGATCGATAAGCGGGTAAAGACCGTAGACGCGCGCATCGATGAGCCGTTAGGCGAATTCCGTGATCCACTCATGAAATTCAGGGCCTCCGGGGAAGCCGATGCCGATAAGGCCGCTAAAGAATACGATCTTGTCAATGCGCAGATCATGCTCATATCATCGATATTGACCGTACTTGCAACAATAGCGGCGATATTTATTGCTGTGTTCGTTTTGCGATCGATACTGAAGGTGGTCGATACGGTGGAAACAGGGGCGAATGTCGTGAGCACCGGGACGGAACAGATATCGACATCGTCAGAAGAACTTTCGCAGGGAACGAACGAGCAAGCGGCGAGCGTCGAACAGGTCTCATCGTCGGTAGAGGAAATGACGGCGACCATCAGGCAGAATGCTGATAATGCCAGCCAGACGGAAAAGATAGCGGCAAAATCCGCCGCCGATGCGAAAGAGGGCGGCGATACGGTACGGCTGACGGTGAAAGCGATGAAGGAGATAGCGGAGAAAGTGAGCATCATTCAGGAGATAGCGCGGCAGACGAATCTCCTTTCGCTGAATGCGTCCATCGAAGCGGCACGTGCCGGGGATCATGGACGCGGATTTGCCGTCGTTGCGAGCGAGGTTCAGAAACTTGCCGAGAGAAGCCAGGAAGCCGCCGGTGAGATCGGCGATCTGTCGAAAACGAGCGTTGAGGTCGCTGAACGCGCGGGGGCAATGCTGGACAAGCTTGTGCCGGACATACAAAAGACAGCGGAGCTGGTGGCAGAGATCAACGCGGCAAGTGCTGAGCAGTCCAACGGTGCCGAGCAGATAAACAATGCGGTGCAGCAGCTGAACAGCGTGGTACAGCAGAACGCCTCGGGGTCTGAAGAGTTGGCGTCGACGGCGGAAGAATTATCGAGCCAGGCTATTCAGATGCAGGAAGCGATAACATTCCTGAAGACCGGAGCACGGGGAGAGACTGATGCGGCTTCGGCGAAGAAGGCAACATCGAGCAAGAACAAAAAAACGGCAACGAGCGCTGCAGGGATACATGATACGCTTCATCACGGGAATGGCAACGGAAATGGATACGGCACCAACGGACATAAGCAGCATGCGCCTATCGTGAAAGAACCGGTCCTGATTGGAGCATCGAAGGCGAAGGGTGTTGCGATAGATATGACGAATGCGGGCGACGCCGAGGATAAGGAATTTCAGAAGTTCTAGAGGAGTAAGGGTATGGAAACAAAAAAACAAACGACGGAATCCCGGCAGTACCTGACATTCCTCCTCGACAAGGAGATGTTCGCCTTCGAGGTGCTGACGGTGAAGGAAGTGCTTGAGATAGCGAAGATAACACGGGTGCCGCGCACGCCGAAATTCATGCCGGGGGTGATCAATCTCCGCGGGAATGTGGTGCCGGTGGTCGACTTGCGTCTCAAGTTCGATCTCCCGGTGATGGACAGGACGGTGGATACCGCCATCATCATCGTGGAAACGGAGTACGACGGCGAGAAGATAGTCATCGGTGCGCTCATCGATGCGGTGAAGGAAGTGATACGCCTCGATGAAACGCAGGTGGAAGCGCCGCCCAAGGTGGGCATGAACGTGAGCGGCGAATACATACAGGCGATAGGGAAGAAAGGGAATGATTTCATCATCATCCTTTCGGCCGCGCATGTGTTCTCGGAGAAGGAGCTTGAGTATGCGAAGGAAGCTTTGAGAGAGGAAGCGGTAGCGGTGTAGAAGAAACAACCCCTATCCCGGCGCTGCGCGCCACCCTTTCCCCTTTATAAGGGGAAAGGGAATTTCGTACTGAAAGTTAATGCTCCCCTTTCTCCGCTCAGCGGTGCGCCAAGGACGGCGCAGCTGGCGGCGGCCACGGATGGCCAAAGCCGCCACGCGGGGAAATGGGCCGGGCGTGCGGCACGGATGCCGCAGTGCTGCGCGAGCCCGGAGGGCGACTCGCGCACGGGATAAGGGTGCGTTTTGATGTGCTTTCCCGCTCCCATCTTTTTTACGGGGCGGACGGTTTCCCCGCTGTCCGCCCCGGCGATGAGGTGTACGAGAGTGCAGATCTCAAGGAAGCTCAAGGAGTATAAATATGAAAAAACCCGTTCAACTTACCGTCTTGCTGGGTATATGCTTCATGCTCACCGACATGCCGGCGTACGGTTGTTCGTTCAGCGCCTATAACGGCATGACCGGCGAGAGGACACTGGCGATAGTTCCAACCGTATATGTACCGATGATCCCGGCGTTCGGCGCATTGTCAGATTATATCGCCGCATACGGATTTACCCAGAATATCGATCTCTTTGTCAACTTTGCCACACTTGCGTACGCACCGGTATTCGGCTATACCGGTTCATGGATCATGCCGCGATTCGATTTCGGCGGGAATAATATCGCAGCATTGCAGGTATTCCTTGACTATTCGGCCGCCGGGGGGGTAAGGTTCCGGTTCGCGCCTCAGTACCATTTCTTCATTGAGAACGATGCCTATGCCTTTGAGCTCAACGGCATAGTGATCGTACCGTTATCGACACCGGCGAACACTTCGATATCGGCCATCATCGCTCCGGTATGGAAGATGATCAAGAATGCCGTGCATCTATTCGTCGAGGTCAATCCTTGCTTTACGTTCGGAGTGAATACGTTTTCGCTTGCTGTCATTCCCGGGGCCTGTTTATGTTTTTCGGAAAATGCGCATCAGATATGCGTCGGTGTTCCCTGTAATAATGTTACGTCGGGTACGCTTTCCCTCGGTGTCAATGTCTGGTATACGGGTACGTTCAAACTCTGAGCGAAGGCGGCGTTCAGCTGTCATATGCGATACGCAGTAAGGAGGGATGCATGGAACTCGTTGCAATGAAACCGTATACATTCTCCATGAGCGAGGATGTGCTTTCGCGCTTCTCATCGTACATCGAAAGTAATTTCGGAATCAAAATGCCTCCGAGCAAACGTTCCCTGCTTGAGGGAAGGCTTTCCAGGCGCATACGGGCGCTTTCGCTCGATTCCTTCGATGAGTATTACGAATATCTCATGGGCGAGGGAATGAATGATGAGTACATCCATTTCAGCGATCTCGTATCGACGCATAAGACGGATTTCTTCCGCGAGCGCAAGCATTTCGATTATCTTACCGCTTCAGGATTACCCGTGCTCACCGCCTCCGGTGCAGGCACTTCGCGGCCGCTGACGCTCTGGAGCGCGGGCTGTTCGAGCGGCGAGGAGCCGTATACCATCGCGATGACGGTCGCCGAATATGAACGCACGAGCCGGAGCATCGACTATTCGATACTCGGTACGGACGTGTCCGCACACACGCTCGCGAAGGG
It encodes:
- a CDS encoding chemotaxis protein CheW, encoding METKKQTTESRQYLTFLLDKEMFAFEVLTVKEVLEIAKITRVPRTPKFMPGVINLRGNVVPVVDLRLKFDLPVMDRTVDTAIIIVETEYDGEKIVIGALIDAVKEVIRLDETQVEAPPKVGMNVSGEYIQAIGKKGNDFIIILSAAHVFSEKELEYAKEALREEAVAV
- a CDS encoding chemotaxis protein CheA; this translates as MDTSKFGDTYREEAFELIALIEQKLIDLERAPTDRDTIDSIFRALHTIKGSGAMFGFTRISSFTHEFEALFDGMRKGAVTANKDIIDCTLSAVDHISRLLRDEDVPEAETGALIERLRSQSGVGTEKKTAPAVKVQAEDVAGVSATYRIQFKPAEDIFKRGVNLVPIFDELRRLGNCLISAHALSGPLDEVDPESCYSAWTMILSTDKGENAIRDAFIFVEDYSEIRIETIDREGFLTAPEEYKKIGDILVERGDITVDELEEILAEKKLFGEIALAKGYVTKAQLDSALVEQKYVRTEREKRRDEASRATIRVKSEKLDSLVNLVGELVTLQARIAQTAGKKKDPEFRSLAEALERLANELRENSMMLRMVPVDEMFKSFHRLVRDLSQELNKDVELVTKGTETELDKNVIESLKDPLMHIIRNSIDHGLETPGERTAHGKEAKGTVTLSASHEGAHVLISVTDDGAGLNRSKILKKAMERGLVKEGTDLTAREVHDLIFLPGFSTAEKATSVSGRGVGMDVVKRNVEKLRGVVEIDTKQGEGTTINLRIPLTLAIVDGLLARVGTDHFILNLSNVDECVDLTEEILATGNGSSLVNIRGELIPYINLREKFEIAGAKPEIERMLVTKNGEGRVGLVVDDVMGQHQTVIKTLGSAFKGIDEVTGATILGDGTVALILDVNTIIRKEIVREEAMHRAAV
- a CDS encoding carbonic anhydrase codes for the protein MRNGTAFHFTIILATSFIFGMAPAAAAKDPAKPKAAHGAAAATHVTAVGISPDAALAKLKAGNSRFVNGGRMYANQTKARLTETAEKGQKPYVTILGCSDSRVPLEHIFDAGVGELFVIRVAGNVADTDEIGSIEYGVGHLNTPVLLVLGHSKCGAVTAVVKGDTVHGSIPALVENIVPAAAKAKRELSGKDTGAVVAKAIEHNVWQSIEDTFSKSAEVRELVKEGKLAVIGAEYNIAAGTVKWMGRHPKESMLLASESAHGAVAAGETSVSHSSSSSITFAGTPANVAHAKTEAKPAEKKGNTFNVLPVILILTLIVAVLAIGYFLLKRGGFQMKLGIGAKLIAGFSAVCAIAIAIGVFGIVQMRTIDDADTRLFEKMTKPLGELVYMVEYFQRTRVNLREMFLQKGRDAVKFNEAAEKIDDFEKQFDKYAVMYKDSLIDKEDERMYNELLESKKHFYDDAHEITRLIRGGETAAAMALMQGDAFKTAEAMKKELEEMTELNIKAAHDTAEHNTEIANFASAMMIGTLAGGTLIALIIGIVLTISITGPLTLGVKFANTIAEGNLKTHLEEKVLKRSDEIGNLAKALDGMLKKLTEIVATVKTASGNVASGSEQLSTSSEELSQGASEQAASVEEVSSSIEEMTATIRQNADNASQTEKIAAKSATDAKDGGSAVKETVKAMKEIANKVTIIQEIARQTNLLSLNASIEAARAGEHGKGFAVVASEVQKLAERSQLAAGEIGDLSKSSVEVAERAGTMLEKLVPDIQKTAELVAEINAASNEQNNGAQQINNAVQQLNSVVQQNASGSEEVASTSEELSSQAMQLQETISYFKIDEDKMKKDTIAWTHSEKKPAHAAAIHDTLHHGNGHGGNGNKQHQPIVKEPVLAGAKPKGATIDMTNAGDAEDKEFQKF
- a CDS encoding STAS domain-containing protein, translating into MFTIETAREGTATIVRVKGEATIAHAKEMHDASISAVMDSDTVIIDTDGVTEADLSFLQFIDATHKLLLKDKKSIGFYHESISPAVKLAAQKTGYFTQHRCVACTGKCLMHALIA
- a CDS encoding addiction module protein — encoded protein: MVSQEIKAMPLAERLLLVEDIWDSIAEEQNALPFDAGIKAVLEERLAALKADPSAGSTWEEVKKRLSRR
- a CDS encoding response regulator: MGKQILIVDDSPSMRQMVTFTLAEDGFEIVEADSGTAALDKLSGNNANLVITDINMPGMNGIDLIKNIRSNDKHKFTPIIVLTTESETAKQDEGKNAGATAWLVKPFTPEKLKETVHKVVG
- a CDS encoding type II toxin-antitoxin system RelE/ParE family toxin, whose amino-acid sequence is MIYRHIIRPEAETDLFESSLWYDEQRTGLGDEFIGCIEAKIAEIIRNPVAFPVIDLDVRRALIRRFPFGIFFTVRADTIYVVAILHLTRHEDTWKTRG
- a CDS encoding chemotaxis protein CheW, translated to METKKQTTESRQYLTFLLDKEMFAFEVLTVKEVLEIAKITRVPRTPKFMPGVINLRGNVVPVVDLRLKFDLPVMDRTVDTAIIIVETEYDGEKIVIGALIDAVKEVIRLDETQVEAPPKVGMNVSGEYIQAIGKKGNDFIIILSAAHVFSEKELEYAKEASREEAVAV
- a CDS encoding chemotaxis protein CheW is translated as MQMHREFILGRVGHITVAVPAERIQTIVRDGAAHALENAGELTAMMAVMSGIAVPIFDARTAVGLAPHTSGQKQEIAFAGDTHNLRIGIAFDEVVGVHICEQNELSSTEAVKLSRYPYISDVCTYNGGTVLLLDIDMVIATRIPELSIAEINHQHAV
- a CDS encoding methyl-accepting chemotaxis protein, whose protein sequence is MKMGIGKKLGLGFGMVIVVMVVLVGYTFTQLNRLAVLHDRNDELNRQAIDITEASQLADQLYGVIAEAVIQHDLEKTKKDWDAAKKEAADDLAKIEKYAMDDSEKAFVKQARDHMDEVVSLFEKEMIPLLEKVSIDKRVKTVDARIDEPLGEFRDPLMKFRASGEADADKAAKEYDLVNAQIMLISSILTVLATIAAIFIAVFVLRSILKVVDTVETGANVVSTGTEQISTSSEELSQGTNEQAASVEQVSSSVEEMTATIRQNADNASQTEKIAAKSAADAKEGGDTVRLTVKAMKEIAEKVSIIQEIARQTNLLSLNASIEAARAGDHGRGFAVVASEVQKLAERSQEAAGEIGDLSKTSVEVAERAGAMLDKLVPDIQKTAELVAEINAASAEQSNGAEQINNAVQQLNSVVQQNASGSEELASTAEELSSQAIQMQEAITFLKTGARGETDAASAKKATSSKNKKTATSAAGIHDTLHHGNGNGNGYGTNGHKQHAPIVKEPVLIGASKAKGVAIDMTNAGDAEDKEFQKF